In Thermomicrobiales bacterium, one DNA window encodes the following:
- the lysX gene encoding lysine biosynthesis protein LysX, with protein sequence MTIDHFINDPLTNDADVRLGVLVSHLRTDEKAIFGSARAKGIDITPVFDRKIVLDLSNLERDANQSFPYDVVLDRSVAHSRALYTLKALESWGIPTLNHTAAVQICDDKALCSVALGAAGVPTPRTLLAFSIESALEACEMLGYPAVLKPVTGSWGRLLAKVNGPQQAKALLEQKVTLGSYQHALFYVQEYQEKPGRDIRVFVVGDRVLAASYRSADHWITNTARGASSSKCPITPQIEEIVLHACESVGARLAGVDLIETYDGYTVLEVNTGGEFHGLMTTTDVDIAGEIVEEAVRIARASAIRRLETVTTAGD encoded by the coding sequence ATGACGATCGATCATTTCATCAACGACCCGCTGACGAACGATGCCGATGTACGCCTGGGGGTGCTCGTCTCCCACCTGCGCACGGACGAAAAGGCCATCTTCGGATCGGCGCGCGCCAAGGGGATCGACATCACACCGGTGTTCGACCGGAAGATCGTGCTCGATCTCTCAAATCTCGAGCGAGACGCCAACCAGAGCTTCCCCTACGATGTCGTGCTCGACCGGAGCGTGGCGCACTCACGAGCGCTCTATACACTGAAAGCGCTCGAATCCTGGGGAATCCCAACGTTGAATCACACCGCAGCAGTACAGATCTGTGACGACAAGGCGCTCTGCAGCGTGGCACTGGGAGCAGCAGGAGTGCCGACGCCGCGCACATTGCTCGCCTTCTCGATCGAGTCCGCGCTCGAAGCCTGCGAGATGCTCGGCTATCCGGCTGTACTCAAGCCAGTGACTGGCTCCTGGGGTCGCTTGCTCGCGAAAGTGAATGGGCCGCAACAGGCGAAAGCGTTGCTCGAACAAAAGGTCACGCTTGGTTCGTATCAGCACGCGCTCTTCTATGTGCAGGAATATCAGGAGAAGCCAGGCCGCGACATTCGGGTTTTCGTCGTGGGCGACCGGGTGCTTGCCGCAAGCTATCGCTCGGCCGATCATTGGATAACCAATACGGCGCGTGGCGCGTCGTCAAGCAAGTGCCCGATTACGCCACAGATCGAAGAGATCGTGCTACATGCGTGCGAATCGGTCGGCGCTCGCCTCGCAGGGGTCGATCTGATCGAGACCTACGATGGTTACACGGTGTTGGAGGTCAACACCGGAGGCGAGTTTCATGGCCTGATGACCACCACAGACGTGGACATCGCCGGGGAGATCGTCGAGGAGGCCGTGCGCATCGCGCGGGCATCGGCGATCCGGCGTTTGGAAACAGTCACCACCGCGGGAGATTGA